The Bradyrhizobium oligotrophicum S58 genome contains the following window.
GGCGCCGGTTCGCAGCCGGACGTTGGAGCTGCCGCCGCGCAGGAGGTGATCGACGAGATCCGCGATCATCTTTCGGGTGCCAACATGGTGTTCGTGACCGCCGGCATGGGCGGCGGAACGGGCACGGGTGCGGCTCCGGTCATCGCCAAGACCGCGCGCGAGATGAACATCCTCACCGTGGGTGTCGTGACCAAGCCGTTCCACTTCGAGGGCGCGCGCCGCATGCGCACGGCGGAGTCCGGCATCTCGGAGCTGCACAAGGTCGTCGACACGCTGCTGATCATCCCGAACCAGAACCTGTTCCGGGTCGCCAACGAGAAGACGACCTTCGCGGATGCGTTCGCGATGGCCGACCAGGTGCTCTATTCCGGCGTCGCCTGCATTACCGACCTGATGGTCAAGGAAGGCCTGATCAATCTCGACTTCGCCGACGTGAGAGCGGTGATGAGAGAAATGGGCAAGGCGATGATGGGCACCGGCGAAGCTTCCGGCGACAAGCGCGCGCTGACCGCCGCCGAAGCTGCGATCGCCAATCCGCTGATCGACGATTCCTCGATGAAGGGCGCCCGCGGCCTCCTGATCTCGATCACCGGCGGCAAGGACCTCACCCTGTTCGAGGTCGACGAAGCCGCGACCCGTATCCGCGAAGAGGTCGACCAGGACGCCAACATCATCGTCGGCGCCACCTTCGACGAATCGCTCGACGGCCTGATCCGGGTATCGGTGGTCGCGACCGGCATCGAGCAGGCGCAGTTCAACCGGAACGTCACGACGACTGCACAGCCGGCGGCGGCTGTCGCTCCGATTGCCGCCGCCCCGACCGCTCATGCGGGCCTTCCCGAAAGCCGTCTTGCCGACCTGACCGCGCGCCTGCGCGCCGACAATCAGCGGCTGGCGGAACGTGCCGCCAAGCTCGAACAGCAGGCGTCTCAGGCCCCGGCAGCTCCGATGCCGGCGCCGATGGCTCCCGCGCCACGTCCGGCTCCGAATCTCGAGCGCGATACGCTGGCAGCCGTGGCCGCTGCGATGGCGAGCGAGCCTGCGCCGGCTCCGGTGCAGCCGACCTCTTATGGGGATGTCACGGTGCGCCCGATCGCGCAGAAGCCGTCGCTCTTCCCCGAGCCCGAGGCGCAGCGCGCAGCTCCGATCGAGCCGGCTGCTCCGCCGGAGACGTTCATCCCGCAAGCTGCTGAGCGGGTTCCGACCCGGGCGCCGCGCATGCCCAAGTTCGAGGACCTTCCGATGCCGGCTCAGGCCGAGATCCGGCAGGCCAGGGGAGACGAAGGCGACGAGCATCCGCAGAAGACCCGCATGTCACTGCTGCAGCGTCTCGCCAATGTCGGCCTCGGCCGTCGCGACGAGGACAGCGAGCCGCCGATGTCGGTGCGCACCGCGGGGCCTGCGATGCCGCAGATGCCGCCGCTGCCGGAACGCAAGCCGCAGCGGAACGTTAACCAGCAGGTTGCGAGCCACGAATCGCCTGTCTCGGAATATGCCCGCCGCCCGGCGCCTCAGGGCCTGGACGTCCATGGCCGCCCTGCGCCTGTGTCGCCCGCGCCACAGGGCGACGACCATTTGGATATCCCGGCCTTCCTCCGCCGGCAGGCAACCTGAGAATTGTTACAGCCCGGATGGTGCTGAACAGGCCCGGCTCGCGAGAGCCGGGCCTTTTTGCTGGGCTTCAGCGAGTCGTTGTGGACTGTTCAACTAACTGATTTTAAATGATTAATTATTCTTTCGGTGTTTGGATGGGGAACGAGGAGGGTTAAGGCCACGTTCCAGTTTGGTTAAGGGTTGGCGCGAATACGGCAGAGATGGGGTAACAATCCGTAAAGAAGCGTGAGTTGGCGCTCTTGGGGGCTCTCGTTAAGTTCTGCCGTGACTTGGGGATGCCTGAAACTGAGTCGGTTCGCGAGGGCGGCCGGTAAAGGGTTCAGGCGGGGGTCTTGGGCGATCGTCGATGAAATTCAGCCGGCAAACAACGCTTCGTTCGCAAGCCACCGTCACCGGTGTAGGCGTCCACTCTGGTGCGCCGGTCAGCCTGACGATGGGTCCTGCGCCGATCGATGCGGGGATCGTGTTCCTTCGGACCGGCCTTGACGGCGCTGACCGCGAGGTCCAGGCCGCCTTCGGCTCGGTCATCGCTACCGAGCTCGCAACGGTACTTGGCGACCGTAACGGTCCGCTGGTCTCCACCGCCGAGCATGTTCTGGCCGCGCTGCGCGGCATGGGTGTCGATAATGCCCTGATCGAGGTCGACGGCCCCGAAGTTCCGATCATGGATGGCAGTGCCGCGCCGTTCGTGGCTGCGATCGACCAGGCCGGGATCGTCAATCAGTCGGCCCCGCGCCGTTACATTCAGGTGCTCAAGCCGGTCCAGGTGACCATGGGCGCCTCGATGGGTGAGCTGCGTCCCAACAGCTCCGGCTTCCGGGTCGAGGCTGAGATCGATTTCACCAACCCCGTGATCGGTCGCCAAGCCTACCATTTCGAGCTCAATCCGGAACGCTTCCGCCGTGAGATCGCCCGTGCCCGGACCTTCGGTTGCATGAGCGACGTGTCGCGGCTGTGGAGCGCCGGTTTCGCGCTGGGCTCCTCGTTCGACAACACCTTGGTGTTCGACGAGGACCGCTTGCTCAACCCGGAAGGTCTCCGCTACGCCGACGAATGCGCCCGCCACAAGGTGCTCGACGCGATCGGCGATCTTGCGCTGGCCGGCCTGCCGATGCTCGGAACCTACCGATCGGTTCGTGGCGGTCACAAGCTGAACCACGCCGTGCTGACCGCCCTGATGGCCGATCGCACCGCTTGGCGGGTCGTCGAGGGTGAGACCGTGCGTCGTCCCCGCGTGGCGGCAGAGGCCGTCGGCGGAATGGTGGGTGGCATGGTGGCTCCGGCCTACGGCCCGGACGTGTCCTGAGTCCAATTGGACTGAACCAGCTGCGAATCTTTCGGCTCGACGGTCGTGAATTGGCCGTTGCGGTCCGGAATTACATCGTTGGCGGGTAGCCGCGTCGATGTTCCCACGATATTTTCGTTAGCGATCATTGCCGAGCGCTCGCGCCTCGTCCGGGGTGGTGGCCGCTTCTGTAGCTTTTCCAACGGCTTTTGCTGGGGTAACCATGATGCGAGGCGGTAGCCTCGGTGTTGCCTTAATCCGGACGGATTGGCTGCCTATGCGATTGGTTGACGAAGTGTTTTCGGTTAGAGAGGCCGGGGCCGCGGGATGCGTGCCACCAGCGGGGCTCTTCCTTCGCGCTCATGAGACGATGTTCATGGTGCGCGGCGTAGATCAGATCACAGGCATCGGGTTCTAAAGAAGCATGTCGAACCAGCGTCTCACGCGCGAACTCCGTCACCCCACACTATCGGCCGGCCGCGCTCTGCGTCTGAGCGCCTCGCTGGCGCTGTTGGCGCTTCCGTTGGCCGGCTGCGGCACCGGCGGCCTCTGGGACAAGTTCATGGCGAAGGACGACACGTTCGTCGATGAGCCCGCGGACAAGCTCTACAATGAGGGCTTGTACCTCATGAACGAGAAGAAGGACGTGAAGAGCGCGACCAAGAAGTTCGAAGAGGTCGACCGCCAGCATCCTTATTCCGACTGGGCACGCAAATCGCTGCTGATGTCGGCCTATGCCTCCTATCAGGCGGCGGATTACGACGGCTGCATCGGCGCCGCGACCCGCTACGTCACCTTGCATCCCGGCAGCCCGGATGCCGCTTATGCGCAATACCTGATCGCCGCCTCGCATTACGACCAGATCCCGGACATCAGCCGCGACCAGGGCCGGACCGAGAAGGCGATCGCCGCCCTCGAAGAGGTGGTGCGCAAATATCCGACCTCCGAATATGCCACCAACGCCAAGGCCAAGATGGAGGGTGCCCGCGACCAGCTCGCCGGCAAGGAGATGGATGTCGGCCGCTACTACATGCAGAAGCGCGACTACACCGCGGCCATCAACCGCTTCAAGACGGTGGTCACGCAATACCAGACCACCCGGCATGTCGAAGAAGCGCTGTACCGGCTGACCGAGGCCTACATGACGATCGGCATCGTCGGCGAGGCGCAGACGGCCGCCGCCGTGCTCGGGCACAACTTCCCGGACAGCAAATGGTACAAGGACGCCTATAACCTCGTGAAGTCGGGCGGCGTCGAGCCCGAGGAGAACAAAGGGTCCTATATCTCGCGGGCATTCAAGAAGCTCGGCCTGGGCTGAGCTGTCCCTGAGACAGACGATCTTGATCTCGTTATGTTCTCAATTCTTGTTTTGTTCTCAAAATACTGATAGCGTGGAGTCGTTCGCTCAGGGGCTTTCCGCCCCCTTACGAAGGACTCTGGCTCCATGCTGGCGCGACTGTCGATCCGTGACATCGTCCTGATCGAACGACTCGATCTCGAGTTTTCCCAAGGGCTTGCGGTGCTGACCGGCGAGACCGGCGCCGGCAAGTCGATCCTGCTCGATGCCTTTGCGCTCGCTTTGGGAGGGCGCGGCGACGCCAGCCTGGTGCGCCATGGCGCCGACCAGGGGCAGGTCACGGCCGTGTTCGAGATCGGCAAGGACCATCCGGCCGCCAGGATTCTCTCCGCCAACGGCCTGGACGCCGATGGCGAAATGATCCTGCGCCGCGTCCAGTATGGCGACGGCCGCACCCGCGCCTTCATCAACGATCAGTCGGTGAGCGTGCAGACCCTGAAGGCGATCGGCGCCACCTTGGTCGAGATCCATGGCCAGCACGACGAGCGCGCGCTGGTCGATGCGGCCACTCACCGCCGTCTGCTGGATGCCTTCGCCGGGCTGGAACGCGATGTTGCCGCGGTCGAATCGCTCTGGGCGGCCCGCCGGACTGCGGTCACTGCGCTGGAACAGCATCGCGCGGGCATGGAGCGCGCCGCCCGCGAGGCCGATTATCTGCGGCATGCCTCGGACGAGCTGAAGACGCTGGCGCCGAAGGAGGGTGAGGAGACGCAGCTCGCCGCCCGGCGCACCGCGATGATGCAGGGCGAGAAGATCGCGGGCGATCTGCGTGACGCGCAGGATGCGGTCAGCGGCCACCAGTCGCCGATCGCAGCACTGGCCGCGGCGGTTCGCCGGCTGGAGCGGCGCGCGGTCAGCTCGCCGGCGCTGGTCGATCCGGCGGTGAAGGCGATCGATTCGGCGATCAATGCGCTCGAGGAGGCCGACCAGCATTTGACGGTGGCGCTTGCGGCCACCGATTTCGATCCGCTGGAGCTGGAGCGCATCGAGGAGCGGCTGTTCGCGCTGCGCGCCGCCGCGCGCAAATATTCGACGCCGGTCGGCGGGCTCGCCGCACTGGCTGCCAAATATGCTGCCGACGTGGTGATGATCGATGCCGGCGCCGAGCAGCTGAAGAAGCTGGAGGCGGCGGCGACGGCGGCGGATGCCCGCTATGCCGCGGCGGCGGCCAAGCTGTCGGCGGCGCGGACCAAGGCTGCGGAGAAGCTGAACCGGGCCGTCCATGCCGAGCTCGCCCCGCTCAAGCTCGAACGCGCCAAGTTCATGACCCAGGTCGACAGCGATGCGGAGGCGCCGGGGCCGGAGGGCATCGACCGGGTCGAGTTCTGGGTCCAGACCAACCCGGGCACGCGGCCGGGCCCGATGATGAAGGTCGCCTCGGGCGGCGAGCTGTCGCGGTTCCTGCTGGCGCTCAAGGTGGTGCTGTCCGACCGCGGCTCGGCGCCGACCCTGGTGTTCGACGAGATCGATACCGGCGTGGGCGGTGCGGTCGCCGACGCCATCGGCGCCCGGCTGGCGCGGCTCGCGCACGGGGTCCAGGTGATGGCCGTGACGCATGCGCCGCAGGTCGCCGCGCGGGCGGACCAGCATCTGCTGATCTCCAAGGATGCGCTCGATCGCGGCAAGCGCGTCGTCACCCGGGTCAATACGCTCGCCACCCTGCACCGCCGCGAAGAGATCGCGCGCATGCTGGCCGGTGCCGAAGTCACCGCCGAAGCCCGCGCCGCCGCCGACCGGCTGCTGGAGGCGGCGGCCGCATAAGTTGAGGGTTCGGGCCGAACGCTTTGGCTCCGGCGCGCGCATTGTGTAAACCGTCGTTTCGGGGCGGCCCTTGGGCCGCCCCCGGTTTGACGAGCAGACAGTCCGCAGCATGCCCAAGACAACCAAGCCCAAGAAACCCGTCGACGTCGCCGACCTCACCAAGGCCCAGGCCAAGGTGGAATGGAAGCGGCTGGCGATCGAGCTCGAGACCCACGACCGGCTCTATTATCAGGACGATCAGCCGAAGATATCCGACGCTGCCTATGACGAGCTGCGCCGTCGTTTCAACGCGATCGAGAAGCGGTTTCCGGAACTCGTCAGCAGCGAGTCTCCGTCGCAGAAGGTCGGCGCCGCGCCCTCGGGGCGCTTCAAGAAGGTGCGCCACGCGGTGCCGATGCTGTCGCTCGACAATGCCTTTGCCGAGGAGGATGTGCGCGACTTCGCCGGCCGCATCGCGCGCTTCCTCAAGCTCGCTGACGATCGCATCGACTTCTCGGCCGAGCCGAAGATCGACGGGCTGTCGATGTCGCTGCGCTACGAGCGCGGCGAGCTGGTCACGGCCGCGACGCGCGGCGACGGCGCCGAGGGCGAGGACGTCACCGCCAACATCCGCACCCTGAAGGACGTGCCGCACAAGCTGCACGGCCGCGACCTGCCGGACATTTGCGAAGTCCGCGGCGAAGTCTACATGACCAAGCAGGCCTTCCTCGCGCTGAACGAGCGCCAGAAGGAGGCCGGCGATACGGTCTTCGCCAACCCGCGCAACTCGGCCGCCGGCTCACTGCGCCAGAAGGACCCGACCATCACGGCCTCGCGTCCCCTGGGCTTCTTCGCCTATGCCTGGGGCGAGATGAGCGAGATGCCGGCCGAGACGCAGAGCGGCATGATCAAATGGTTCGAGCGCTGTGGCTTCACCACCAATCCGCTCACCAGGCTTTGCCACTCGGTGGAAGAGCTGATCGCGTTCCACCATCAGATCGAGGAGCAGCGCGCAGAGCTCGACTACGACATCGACGGCGTCGTCTACAAGGTCGACCGCATCGACTGGCAGGAGCGGCTCGGCTTCGTCTCACGCACGCCACGCTGGGGCATTGCGCACAAATTCCCGGCCGAGCGCGCCATGACCGTGCTCAAGGACATCGAGATCCAGGTCGGCCGCACCGGCTCGTTCACGCCGGTCGGCAAGCTGGAGCCGGTCGGCGTCGGCGGCGTCATCGTGCAGAACGTCACCCTGCATAATGAGGACTACATCAAGGGCATCGGCAACAAGGGCGAGGTCCTGCGCGAGGGCCGCGACATCCGGATCGGCGACACCGTCGTGATCCAGCGCGCCGGCGACGTGATCCCGCAGGTGGTCGACGTCGTCATCGACAAGCGGCCCGCTGATGCCGGCGAATTCAAGCTCCCGAAGACGTGCCCGTGCCCGTTGCACACCGATGTCGTGCGCGAGGAGATCGCGACCGGCGAGGAGGGTTCACGCGCCCGCTGCACCGGCGAGTTCGCCTGTCCGTTCCAGAAGATCCAGCATCTGCTCCTGTTCGTCTCGCGCCGCGCCTTCGACATCGACGGCTTGGGTGAGAAGCAGATCGAATTCTTCTTCGAGAAAGAATGGGTGCGGGAGCCAGCCGACATCTTCACGCTTGCCGCGCGCAACGCCAGGCTGAAGCTCGAAGAGATCGAGGGCTATGGCGAGACCTCGGTGCGCAATCTCTTCAACGCCATCGATGCCCGGCGCGAGATCGCGCTGGAGCGCTTCATCTACGCGCTCGGCATGCGCCATGTCGGCGAGACCACGGCGCTGGCGCTGGCGCGCGGCTATGGCTCGTGGGACGCTTTCCACGATGCCTGCCTGAAGGTTGCCAAAGGCGACGAGGAGGCGATCGCGGAGATGGACGCACTCGACCAGATCGGCGACACCGTGATCAAGAGCATCGCTGCCTATTTCGGTGAAGACCACAATCTCGGCATCGTCGAGCGGCTGACGAAAGAGGTGAAGATCCTCGATGCCGAGAAGCCGAAGCGCAATTCGCCGATCGCGACCAAGACGGTGGTGTTCACGGGCACGCTGGAAAAGATGACGCGCGACGAGGCCAAGGCGACCGCCGAGCGGCTCGGTGCGAAAGTGTCGGGTTCGGTATCGAAAAAGACGGACTACGTCGTCGCCGGTCCCGGCGCGGGCTCGAAGCTGAAGGACGCACAGAAGCACGGCGTCCAGGTGCTGACCGAGGACGAGTGGTTGCAGCTGATCGGGGAGTAGCAGGTCCCGCGGTGCTGTTTGCTGCGGACGCCGGTTGCAACATCCACGGCTGTCATCATCCGCGAAAGCGGATGATCCAGTATTCCAGAAGCCGTACTGATAGAGTCGATAGGCCTCGGCGTACTGGAACCCGCCTTCGCGGGTATGACACCGAGAGGCACGCGAGTGCGTACAATCCCTCACATCACCCCGGCTTCATCCTCCTCCGCCGTCTCGATCAGCTCCTTCGTCACCTTCATCTGCGTGCGCGGGACCAGGAAGATCATGCTGCAGGCGCAGGCCAGGGACAGCGTGAGCATCGCCGATGTCAGCGGCAGCGTGCTGCCGAAATGGCCGCCGAGCCAGGCGCCGAGCTGCGAGGTCAGCGCGCCCACGCCCATCTGCAGGAAGCCCATCGCGCCGGACGCGGTGCCGGCCGCGCCTGGCCGGACGCTGATGGCGCCGGCGGCGGAGTTCGCCATGACGGCCGCGTTGGCGAACATCAGCAGCATCTGCGTGCCGAACAGCACCGAAGGCACCTGGTTGAAGCCGAAGATGCTCCACGCGAAGTTCAGCGCCGCGCTCGTGAGCTGCAGCACCAGCCCGAACCAGATCAGCCTGTCGAGCGAATGACGCGGCGCGTAGCGCACGCAGAACAGGTTGCCGACGAAATACGCAAAGCCGGTGGTCGCGAACCAGGCGCCATATTCCGCCGAGGAGCGTCCCATCTGCACTTCGACGATGTAGGGGCCGCCGCCGGCAAAGGCGAAGATGATCTGCGACGCCAGCACCTGGCAGAGCATGTAGCCGAGGAAGGCGCGGCTCTTCACCAGCATGGCGATGTCGCGGCGGAAGCTCGCGCCTTCGACCCGGGCGGGGCGTGTCTCCGGCAGCGCCAGCGTCACCGCCGCAGCGATGGCAATCGACAAGGCCGCGACGACGTAGAAGATCGCGTGCCAGCCGAGCGCGATCTCGATCAGGCCGCCGGTCAGCGGCGACAGCATCTGCGCGATCATCATGACCGCGACGACCAGGCTGATCATCGCGCCGATGCGCTCCCGCGGGTAGAGATCGCGAATGATGGCGCGGCTGATCACCATGCCGCTGGCGCCGCCGAGCGCCTGGAAGAAGCGCGCCGCGATCAGCTGGGGCAGGGTGGCGGCGAAGATGCAACTGACGCTCGCGACGATCGACAGCGAGAGCCCTGCGAGCATCACGGGACGGCGGCCGAAACGGTCGGACAATGGGCCGAGCAGCAACTGCGAGATGGCGATGCCGGCCATGTAGAACGACACCGTCATCTGCACGACGGACGCGTCGCGGTCGAACGTGGTTGCCAGCATCGGCAGCGCCGGCACCAGCAGGTACAGTGAGATTGGCGCCAGCCCGGTCATCACGACGAGGAGGATCAGCACCATGCGGGAGGGAGTCTCGCGCTGTGGCGCGGCCACGAGCGGTCTACTGATCATTCCGTGCATGAGAGGCGTTGCTCAGGTCGTTGGCTCGGGTCATTGCCGACGCCTTCGACTGTAGCGACCTGCCGCGCCGCGGAAATGCCTGTTTCCGCATGCGGCCATACCGGGAGCGGGACAGTTGCAACCCGGATCAATCATCGCGCCGCCCGGCATTTCTCAGTGAGCATCCAGAGACGGTAAGGCTCGGGCGAGCCGATGGTGTAGTTCGTGGCATGAGCCGTAGGGTGGGCAAAGGCGCAGCCGCGCCGTCTCCTCATCCGAGATCGTGGTGGCGCCGTGCCCACCGTCCAGCCGATGAATTCCGTGATCGGCGGTGGGCGCGCTGCCGCCTTCGGCGGCCGCCTTGCCCACCCTACAGCTCTTCGCTTGACGGCTAGAGCGGCGCGGTCGCCTGGTCGAGCCAATGCTGGTCGCTCTCGTCGAGCGCAGCTCGGACCGCCTCTCTCACACGCGCGTGGTAAGCG
Protein-coding sequences here:
- the ftsZ gene encoding cell division protein FtsZ produces the protein MALTITPPDIHELKPRITVFGVGGAGGNAVNNMITAGLQGVDFVVANTDAQALTMSKAQRIIQMGTQVTQGLGAGSQPDVGAAAAQEVIDEIRDHLSGANMVFVTAGMGGGTGTGAAPVIAKTAREMNILTVGVVTKPFHFEGARRMRTAESGISELHKVVDTLLIIPNQNLFRVANEKTTFADAFAMADQVLYSGVACITDLMVKEGLINLDFADVRAVMREMGKAMMGTGEASGDKRALTAAEAAIANPLIDDSSMKGARGLLISITGGKDLTLFEVDEAATRIREEVDQDANIIVGATFDESLDGLIRVSVVATGIEQAQFNRNVTTTAQPAAAVAPIAAAPTAHAGLPESRLADLTARLRADNQRLAERAAKLEQQASQAPAAPMPAPMAPAPRPAPNLERDTLAAVAAAMASEPAPAPVQPTSYGDVTVRPIAQKPSLFPEPEAQRAAPIEPAAPPETFIPQAAERVPTRAPRMPKFEDLPMPAQAEIRQARGDEGDEHPQKTRMSLLQRLANVGLGRRDEDSEPPMSVRTAGPAMPQMPPLPERKPQRNVNQQVASHESPVSEYARRPAPQGLDVHGRPAPVSPAPQGDDHLDIPAFLRRQAT
- the lpxC gene encoding UDP-3-O-acyl-N-acetylglucosamine deacetylase, with amino-acid sequence MKFSRQTTLRSQATVTGVGVHSGAPVSLTMGPAPIDAGIVFLRTGLDGADREVQAAFGSVIATELATVLGDRNGPLVSTAEHVLAALRGMGVDNALIEVDGPEVPIMDGSAAPFVAAIDQAGIVNQSAPRRYIQVLKPVQVTMGASMGELRPNSSGFRVEAEIDFTNPVIGRQAYHFELNPERFRREIARARTFGCMSDVSRLWSAGFALGSSFDNTLVFDEDRLLNPEGLRYADECARHKVLDAIGDLALAGLPMLGTYRSVRGGHKLNHAVLTALMADRTAWRVVEGETVRRPRVAAEAVGGMVGGMVAPAYGPDVS
- a CDS encoding outer membrane protein assembly factor BamD; translated protein: MSNQRLTRELRHPTLSAGRALRLSASLALLALPLAGCGTGGLWDKFMAKDDTFVDEPADKLYNEGLYLMNEKKDVKSATKKFEEVDRQHPYSDWARKSLLMSAYASYQAADYDGCIGAATRYVTLHPGSPDAAYAQYLIAASHYDQIPDISRDQGRTEKAIAALEEVVRKYPTSEYATNAKAKMEGARDQLAGKEMDVGRYYMQKRDYTAAINRFKTVVTQYQTTRHVEEALYRLTEAYMTIGIVGEAQTAAAVLGHNFPDSKWYKDAYNLVKSGGVEPEENKGSYISRAFKKLGLG
- the recN gene encoding DNA repair protein RecN, which codes for MLARLSIRDIVLIERLDLEFSQGLAVLTGETGAGKSILLDAFALALGGRGDASLVRHGADQGQVTAVFEIGKDHPAARILSANGLDADGEMILRRVQYGDGRTRAFINDQSVSVQTLKAIGATLVEIHGQHDERALVDAATHRRLLDAFAGLERDVAAVESLWAARRTAVTALEQHRAGMERAAREADYLRHASDELKTLAPKEGEETQLAARRTAMMQGEKIAGDLRDAQDAVSGHQSPIAALAAAVRRLERRAVSSPALVDPAVKAIDSAINALEEADQHLTVALAATDFDPLELERIEERLFALRAAARKYSTPVGGLAALAAKYAADVVMIDAGAEQLKKLEAAATAADARYAAAAAKLSAARTKAAEKLNRAVHAELAPLKLERAKFMTQVDSDAEAPGPEGIDRVEFWVQTNPGTRPGPMMKVASGGELSRFLLALKVVLSDRGSAPTLVFDEIDTGVGGAVADAIGARLARLAHGVQVMAVTHAPQVAARADQHLLISKDALDRGKRVVTRVNTLATLHRREEIARMLAGAEVTAEARAAADRLLEAAAA
- the ligA gene encoding NAD-dependent DNA ligase LigA — protein: MPKTTKPKKPVDVADLTKAQAKVEWKRLAIELETHDRLYYQDDQPKISDAAYDELRRRFNAIEKRFPELVSSESPSQKVGAAPSGRFKKVRHAVPMLSLDNAFAEEDVRDFAGRIARFLKLADDRIDFSAEPKIDGLSMSLRYERGELVTAATRGDGAEGEDVTANIRTLKDVPHKLHGRDLPDICEVRGEVYMTKQAFLALNERQKEAGDTVFANPRNSAAGSLRQKDPTITASRPLGFFAYAWGEMSEMPAETQSGMIKWFERCGFTTNPLTRLCHSVEELIAFHHQIEEQRAELDYDIDGVVYKVDRIDWQERLGFVSRTPRWGIAHKFPAERAMTVLKDIEIQVGRTGSFTPVGKLEPVGVGGVIVQNVTLHNEDYIKGIGNKGEVLREGRDIRIGDTVVIQRAGDVIPQVVDVVIDKRPADAGEFKLPKTCPCPLHTDVVREEIATGEEGSRARCTGEFACPFQKIQHLLLFVSRRAFDIDGLGEKQIEFFFEKEWVREPADIFTLAARNARLKLEEIEGYGETSVRNLFNAIDARREIALERFIYALGMRHVGETTALALARGYGSWDAFHDACLKVAKGDEEAIAEMDALDQIGDTVIKSIAAYFGEDHNLGIVERLTKEVKILDAEKPKRNSPIATKTVVFTGTLEKMTRDEAKATAERLGAKVSGSVSKKTDYVVAGPGAGSKLKDAQKHGVQVLTEDEWLQLIGE
- a CDS encoding multidrug effflux MFS transporter; translated protein: MHGMISRPLVAAPQRETPSRMVLILLVVMTGLAPISLYLLVPALPMLATTFDRDASVVQMTVSFYMAGIAISQLLLGPLSDRFGRRPVMLAGLSLSIVASVSCIFAATLPQLIAARFFQALGGASGMVISRAIIRDLYPRERIGAMISLVVAVMMIAQMLSPLTGGLIEIALGWHAIFYVVAALSIAIAAAVTLALPETRPARVEGASFRRDIAMLVKSRAFLGYMLCQVLASQIIFAFAGGGPYIVEVQMGRSSAEYGAWFATTGFAYFVGNLFCVRYAPRHSLDRLIWFGLVLQLTSAALNFAWSIFGFNQVPSVLFGTQMLLMFANAAVMANSAAGAISVRPGAAGTASGAMGFLQMGVGALTSQLGAWLGGHFGSTLPLTSAMLTLSLACACSMIFLVPRTQMKVTKELIETAEEDEAGVM